The Jannaschia sp. M317 DNA segment CCAACCCGCCGACAGCGGCATCGAACACCCGCAGGCCCCGTGCCAGGGCCACGTCCACATTCGCAAGCGCCCGGCCCGAGGTGTCGTGAAAATGCCCGGCCAGGCACCCGGACTCCATCTCGTCCAGCACTGCGTCCAGCATGGCATCGACCGCTTCGGGTTGCCCGCGCCCGATGGTGTCCCCCAGGCTGACTTCGTAGCAGCCCAGGTCGCGCAACGCCGCCACCACCCGTGCCACGTCGGCCGGTGCGACCGCGCCGTCAAACGGGCAATCCGTCACGCAGGACACATAGCCCCGCACCGGCATCCCGTCGCCCCGCGCCGCGGCGACAACCGGCGCGAACCGCGCCAGGCTCTCGGCGATGGAGGCATTCAGATTGGCCCGCGAAAACCCCTCGGAGGCAGACGCGAAGATAGCCACCTCATCGGCCCTTGCCGCGCGCGCACCCTCATAGCCGCGCAGGTTGGGCGTCAATGCCGCATAGCGCGTGCCCGCCGCCCGCCTGATGCCTGCCAGAACCTCTGCTCCGTCGGCCATCTGCGGCACCCACTTGGGGCTGACGAAACTCGCCACCTCGATGCGCGCGAACCCGGCCCGCGACAGCAGATCCACCAGACCCACCTTTTCGACCGCCGGGATCATCCGCTTTTCATTCTGCAGACCGTCGCGCGGCCCGACTTCGAAAATCTCGACCCGCTCAGGCATCCGGCACCTCATAGAACTCCTGCGTATAGACCCCCACGCCGCCCTGCGACGCGGCCCAGGCAGGCCGCGCCTGGCATCGGTCCAGCCAGGCCGCCATCCGGGGCCGGGCCCCGATCCGATGAAACCGCCGGCCCATATCGACGGCCTGCGCGACCGCCACATCGGCGGCGGAAAACCCGGTCAACAACCAGTCGCCCGACAGGCGCGCCTCGATCGCGTCGAAACACTTTCCGATCCGCGCCGCCTCGATCTTCATCACCGTAGGCGAACGCATCCAGTCCTCGCGCAGGGCCACGTGCTGCTGCGTGCAGGCGGCAGCGTGCTGAGAGAGGGTTTCGGCAAAATGCACCCAGATCAGCCAAGCCGCACGCTCCGGGTCACCGGGGGGCCGCCCCAGCTGCCCGAACCGCTCGCAGAGCAGCTCGATCATCGCACCCGACTCCCAGATCGCCTGCCCGTCCAGTTCCAGCGCAGGCACCCGCCCGGCAGGGTTCAACGCAAGGAAATCTCGACCGCGCAGCGACTTGTCGAAGGGCCAGATGCGAACATCGACCGCAACGCCCAGTTCACGCAGCAACCAAAGCACCCGGTCCGACCGGCTCTGCGGCACGTGGTGGAGCGTGATGTCAGCCATGGTCCCTCTTTACTCTGCTTTGAAAATGTCCCGGGGGTGCGGGGGCTGGCCCCGCGCGGCCGAGGGTCAACCCTCGGCGGCCTCCTCCATCCGCACCAGCGCGGCACCGGCTTCTACCTGTGCCCCTGCGGCGACCAGCACCTCCGCCACGACCCCGTCGCGCGGTGCGCTCAGCGTGTGTTCCATCTTCATCGCTTCCAGGATGGCCAGCCGCGCCCCCGCAGCAACCTCGGCCCCTGCCTCGACAAAGACTGCCTTGACCAAGCCCGGCATCGGGGCCTCCACCACGCCCGAGGCCGCCCCCCCCGCCGCCGCGACGGCCAGCGGGTCCGGCACGTCGAAGGAATAGACGTTGCCCCAGAACACATGCACCGCGCCGGGTCCGTGGCCGATCTCGGCGGGCACAGGTTCGCCGTCGACCCGCCAGCCGCCGTCTCTGGTGATCTCGTGGCTGGCTTCGCCCACGTAGCTGCGGAAATGCCCCGGGCCCAGCGCCTCCACCCGCACCGTGATTTCCTCGTCGCCCCGCGTCAGTTTCTGCGTCCAGCCCAGCGGGGCCCACAGATGCACGCCCTCGCCGGTCTGGCCCCGGTTCAGCCCCAGAGCGCCCAATGCCGCCAGCGACCGCGCCTTGGTGCAGGGCACCGGGGCTGCGGACAACGTCACCATATCCCGGTCGATCAACCCGGTATCGACGTCGCCCCTGACGAAATCCGCCTGCCGCGACAGTTTGCGCAGGAACGAAAGGTTGGTGACCGTCCCGGCCACCTGCGTCCCGGCCAGCGCGCGTTCCAGTTGCAAAAGCGCCGTCGCGCGGGTCGGCCCATGCACGATGACCTTGGCGATCATCGGATCGTACCAGGGGGAAATGACATCACCGGGCCGCACCCCGGTGTCCGCGCGCGCGCCCTCAGGGAACCGCAGATGGGTCAGCGTGCCGGTCGCAGGCAGGAAGCCCGCCGCCGCATCCTCGGCGTAAAGCCGCGCCTCGAAGGCGTGGCCAGTGATCGACAGATCCTCCTGCCGCGCAGGCAGTGCCTCGCCCGACGCGACGCGCAGCTGCCATTCCACCAGATCGACGCCGGTGATCGCCTCGGTGACCGGATGTTCCACCTGCAGCCGCGTGTTCATTTCCATGAACCAGAACCCGTCGGGGCGCAGCCCGTCCGCGCCGTCGACGATGAATTCCACCGTGCCCGCGCCCGCATAACCGATCGCCTCGGCGGCCCGCACTCCGGCGGCCCCCATCGCGGCGCGCATGTCCTCGGTCATGCCGGGGGCGGGGGCCTCTTCGATGACCTTCTGGTGACGCCGTTGCAGCGAGCAGTCCCGCTCGAACAGATGCACGGCGCGGGTGCCGTCGCCGAAAACCTGCACCTCGATGTGGCGCGGCGTGGTGATCCATTTCTCGATCAGCACGTGGTCGTTGCCAAAGGCCTTGGCCGCCTCGGATCTTGCCGCGTCCAGCGCATCGGCGAACCCGTCCGCTGCTTCGACCTTTCGCATGCCCTTGCCGCCGCCGCCCGCGACGGCCTTGATCAGCACCGGATAGCCGATCTTGTCGGCCTCGCGGGCCAGATGCACGGCGTCCTGGTCGGCCCCCTGATATCCCGGCACGACCGGCACGCCCGCCTTGGCCATCAGGTCCTTGGCCGCGTCCTTCAGGCCCATCGCGCGGATCGCCTTGGCGGAGGGGCCGATGAACACCAGCCCCGCGGCTTCGACCGCATCAACGAAATCGGGGTTTTCCGACAGAAACCCATAGCCCGGATGGATCGCCTGCGCGCCCGTCTTCAGCGCGGCCGCGATGATGGCATCCCCGCGCAGGTAGCTGTCGGCCGGGGCCGCGCCGCCCAGACCGACGGCCTGATCGGCCATCTCGACATGCCGGGCGCGCGCATCCGCGTCCGAATGCACAGCCACGGTCCGCACCCCCAACCGACGGCAGGTGTCGATGACACGGCAGGCGATTTCGCCCCGGTTCGCAATCAGGATCTTGGTGAACATCAATCTATCCTCGCCTCGGGCCGCGCCCGATCCGTCAGTCCACGACCTGCGGTCGCCGTTCTGGTGTGACACACCATCCGCCCGGTCATGGCGCGTCCGCCGCATAATCCGCCACGACCCGGAACCGTTCGCACATCAGCTTCATGTCTTCGGACCAACCGCCGTTGCGTTCGAAGTACCGGCGATACCCGGATTGCCAGTGGGCCAGGTCGCGGAATTCGCCCTGGGCCGCGACGAATTCCGCGTCCATCTCGGACCAGCGCCGGGTCGTGACCTCGACCGTTTCGATCATCAGGGCGGGCGTGCCGTCCCAGTTCAGCGCGACATCGCGGCGGCCGACCTCTGGCCAGGCGTCGCCCTTGGCCCCATAGACCCGCGCCGCCTCGCAAGTGGCCGTCTTCTTGCCCGTTCGGATCAAGCCCAGGATCTCGGCGCAAAGTGCTTCGCTGTCACCGAACCGGAAGGTTTCGGCGTCGGGGTGGGCGTCGATGATCTGTTGCAGCGTCTGGGTCATCACATCCGGAACACGCCGAAGCGTGTCTCCTCGATTGGGGCATTGAGCGCGGCGCGCAGTGAAAGAGCCAGTATATCCCGTGACTTGCGCGGGTCGATGATGCCATCGTCCCATAGCCGCGCCGAGGCATAGAGCGGGTGCGACTGCCGCTCGAACATCTCTTCGGTGGGGCGCCTGAAGGCGGCTTCTTCTTCGGGCAGCCAGTCCTTTCCGGCGCGGTCCATCGCGTCGCGCTTGACCGTGGCCAGAACGCCTGCGGCCTGCGCGCCGCCCATCACCGAGATCCGCGAATTGGGCCAGGTCCAGAGGAACCGGGGCTGGTAAGCCCTTCCGGACATTCCATAATTTCCCGCGCCAAAGCTGCCTCCGACCAGCATCGTGACCTTCGGCACCGAGGTCGTCGCCACCGCCGTCACCATCTTGGCCCCGTGGCGCGCGATGCCCTCGTTCTCGTATTTGCGGCCCACCATGAAGCCGGTGATGTTCTGCAGGAACACCAGCGGGATGTTCCTTTGGGAACACAACTCTATGAAGTGAGCTCCCTTCTGCGCGGCCTCGGAAAACAGCACACCGTTGTTGGCCACGATGCCCACCTGCAGTCCGCAGACCTCGGCGAAACCGGTCACCAGTGTCTCGCCGAAGCGGGCCTTGAACTCATCGAAACGGGACCCGTCGACGAGGCGCATGATGACCTCGCGGATGTCGTAGGGGGTGCGCAGATCGGCGGGGACGACATCCAGCAGTTCATCGGGGTCGTAGGCCGGATTTTCGAAACTGTACGTTTTGGGGGAAACCCCGCCGGCGTCTTTCACGTTTTGTACAGCCCGCCGCGCCAGGGCCAGCGCATGGGCGTCGTCCTCGGCCAGATAGTCCGCGACCCCCGACAGGCGGGTGTGCACGTCGCCGCCGCCCAGATCCTCGGCGGTCACGACTTCGCCCGTGGCGGCCTTTACCAGGGGCGGCCCGGCGAGGAAGATCGTGCCCTGTTCGCGCACGATGATCGACACGTCGGACATGGCGGGCACATAGGCCCCGCCCGCCGTGCAAGACCCCATGACCACGGCGATCTGGGCGATGCCCTTGGCGGACATCCGGGCCTGATTGTAGAAGATGCGCCCGAAGTGGTCGCGGTCCGGAAAGACCTCGTCCTGGTTGGGCAGGTTGGCCCCGCCCGAATCGACCAGGTAGACGCAGGGCAGGCGACATTCCTCGGCGATTTCCTGGGCGCGCAGGTGTTTCTTGACGGTGATCGGATAGTAGGTGCCGCCCTTTACCGTGGCATCGTTGCAGACCACCATGACCTGGCGGCCATGCACCAAGCCCACGCCTGCGATGGCACCGCCGCCGGGGGCCGCGCCGTCATACATGCCATGCCCCGCAAAGGTCCCGACCTCCAGGAAAGGCGAGCCGGGGTCCAGCAGCCCCGCGACCCGGTCGCACGGCAGCATCTTGCCGCGTGACAGGTGACGCGCGCGGCTGGTCTCGCCGCCGCCCGCCTGCGCGGTGATCGCGGCCTGTCGGATTTCGTCCAGGGCCGCCAGATGGGCGGCGCGGTTCGCGCGGGCCTGATCGGACCCGGTGACAAGCCCGGAGGTGAGTTTCATGCTGTGGCCTCCTGCGGCACGCGAGGGGTGGGGGTGGGGGTCACTCTGTCGGCTCCGGCGGATTGTCGGCTTGCCGCGCGGCGAGGATATCCAGAAGCGCGCCCGAGGCGGTCGTGGCCCAGTCGCGCCAGATCGCGTTCGTCAGGCAATCGACCGGATCGGCCGGCCCCGGCACCACGCCCGCACATCCATCGGTCAGCGCCTTGATGCGGGGGGCGGCGTCATCGGGGTGTCCCGCAACGGCATGGGCCCGGATCAGGGCCTGCGTCCAGAACTCCCGGTCCTGTCGGGCACAAATGCTGCGCGCAGGGCGGAACAGGTATTCATTCGCACTGCAGGAAGCGGTGACCGGCGCGCGGGCCATGGCACAAAGAAACGGGATACGGTCGCGCAGCGCCTGCTCCGAGACGCCTTTGCCCGCCGCCTCGCCGACGCAGGTCAAAAGGGCGCGGATCTGCGCATCCTCCGGGATCGTCTGCGCAGGCACCGGAATGGCAGACAGAGCCAGCAAAAGCACGGGAAGAAGGGTCGAGGCCGAAAGGCCCGCCACGCCGGTCCGGGCAAGGCAGTGCCGCTGCGCTGCGGTGGCGGGCACCGCAGCGCAGCGGCGCGCGCGGGCCTTGGGGGACGGGATCATCACATGCCCTCCGTCAGGCCACGCAGGCGGATCACGCGGTCCGCCGTCATCTCGGACATGCAGGCCGAATGGATGATATGGCGCATGGACCCCGAGCCCCAGATCGCATGATCCAGCCCGCATTCGGCATCGCGAAAGGCGATCCAGGCACGTTGGGCGGCCAGCAGGCTGGCGGCCCGCGCCGAGAACTGATCGCCGAAAAACTTCGCGTCCTCGGCATCCTCAGCTTCGGCCCAGGCCCGATGGGCCGGCCAGTCGGCGTTCAGCAGATCGTCCCAAAGGCCGGTTTCCATCGCGTTGCACTCCGTCATGCCAAGCGTCGTATGCCCGCCTTCGGTGGTGTCCATGCACAGACGGGCGGCCAGGCCCTTGCACTGCGCCAGGTCCTGCGCCGCATCGGCCGCGGCAACGCAGGCATCGAACTGGGCCTGCCAGCGCGGGGGGGCGGGCACCTCGGCCGCCGCCGGGGCCGCGCACAGGACGAGGCAGCACAGCGCGCGCATCATCCGCCCGATCCTGCCAGAATTTCGTCGAGCCGCAGGGCCTGCGCGCCGGTCAGCGCGGCGTGACACTCGGTCTCGGCAATGCCTGCGCCCGACCCGCCGCCCCAGGTGCTTGCGACAAAGGCGCATTGCTCGTCCCGCCAGCTGATCCAGGCGCGCTGAGCGGTGCGCAGCGCCGGCAAGCTGCGCGGCGCGGCGGAACCGACGTCGTCCAACTCCGCATCGCGCGCCTTGAAGAGGACGATGAGCGCCCTGTAGATCCGGTTCAGCTCCGCATCCCAGAAACGGCGCTCGGCCTCGTGGCAGTTGCCGATGCCGATCTGGCTGCCGCCATAGTCCCCCGCCATGCAGGCCGCAGCCGCAGAGCCGATGCAATCGGCCCCTGCGCCATAGCACGCCTGTGCCCGCACGGGGTCGAAGGGGACCTTGACCTGCGCGGCGGCAGGCCCGGCGCAGGTCAGGGCCGCCGCAAGGATCAGTCCTGCAACTCGCGCTTCACCTCGGCCAGTTCCCGGTCGAGAAAGAACGAAATCAGAGACCGGATCACCACCAGCAGCCCCAGGAACACCAGGTCCGCCATGGCCAGGCTCAGCGCCGTGTGGATGATGTCCGACACGATCAACAGCTCCAGCCCCGCCAGGATGTAGCGGCCCAGTTCGACCCGTTCGCGGTTGACACCCTTGACCCGCTGGGTCGGGCTCCGACTGACTTCGGCCCGCGTGAACCCGGCGATGAACCGCAACCCGCCGATCAGCAGGATCAGACAGGCAAAGATGTCGATCCCCGCGGCGGCGTATTCCAGCCCATGCACCAGCCAGTCGACCTGCCCATGCAGGACCGAATCCTCGCGCACATAGTCCAGAAAACGGGTGTTTTCCGTCTCGGTCGTCGCTGCCATGGGTCACCTCCGTCGATTGTGTCGACAGGGAAACGCGCGAGGGCGGCAAAGGGGGGCAGGAACGGGTCATCAAGATCTCCGACGATGGCGAAGCGGGCCGAACGGGCCGGCGGCAGGGGAGGACTGTGGCACGACGGCCCGCCCCCGGCCTAGTCCCGCGTGCCCTCAGGCCATGGCTCCCATCAGCTCTCGCCCGATCAGCATGCGGCGGATTTCAGAGGTGCCGGCGCCGATTTCCATCAGCTTGGCGTCGCGAAAGATCCGGCTGACGGGGGTGTCGTTCATGAAACCCGACCCGCCCATGGCCTGCACCGCCTGGTGCGCGACCTTCATCGCCTCTTCGGAGGCATAGAGAACGCAGGCCGCCGCGTCCTGACGCGTCACCTGCCCCCGGTCGCAGGCCTTGGCCACCTCGTAGACGTAGGCACGGGCCGAATTCATCGCCGTATACATGTCCGCGATCTTGCCCTGCATCAGCTGGAAGGACCCGATGGGTTTGCCGAACTGCTTGCGCTCGGCCAAGTAGGGCATGACCTCGTCGAGACAGGCGGCCATGATGCCGGTGCCGATGCCCGACAGGACCACGCGTTCATAGTCGAGACCGGACATCAGGACACGCACGCCGCCGCCTTCCTCGCCCAGGATGTTGTCGAAAGGGACCTCGACGTCCTCGAAGATCAGCTCGGCGGTGTTGGACCCGCGCATCCCCAGCTTGTCGAAATGCGGCGAGGTCGAAAAGCCGGTCATCGACTTCTCGATCAGGAAGGCGGTGATGCCCTTGGTTCCGGCATCGGGGTCGGTCTTGGCGTAGACCACCAGCGTCTCGGCGTCCGGGCCGTTGGTGATCCAGTATTTCGTGCCGTTCAGGATGAACCGGTCGTTGCGCTTTTCCGCGCGCAGTTTCATCGACACGACGTCGGATCCGGCCCCCGCCTCGGACATGGCCAGCGCGCCCACATGTTCGCCGGAGACGAGGCCGGGCAGGTATCTCGCCTTCTGCTCGGGCGTGCCGTTCAACGCGATCTGATTGACGCACAGATTGGAATGCGCCCCGTAGGACAGCGACACGGAGGCGGAGGCGCGGGCGATTTCCTCGACCGCGATGACATGGGCAAGGTAGCCCATCCCCGCACCGCCATCGGCCTCGGGGACCGTTATGCCCAGCAGGCCCAGCTCACCCATCTCGGTCCAGAGACCGGCGGGAAAGGCGTTGGTGCTGTCGACCTCGGCGGCCTGCGGCTTGACCCGGTCCTGCGCCCAGCGGTGCACCATTTCGCGCAGGGCGTTCACGTCCTCGCCCAGATCGAACTGCATGGTGGCGTTGAACATCGATTCCCTCCCCGGAATTGAACGCTTGTTCTATTATCTACACCGCGCCCCCTGCCCTGTCCAGTCTTGGCACGCGCAGCTGGCCGCCCGATTGCGCCTGCCGCGACGGTCTGAAACCATGTCCCCGAACAGCCCCGGAACGGAGAGATGCGATGAAGGACCACCAAGGCGGCTGCCTCTGCGGGGCCCTTCGGTTCGCGACGCGGGGGGCACCCGAGTGGGTCACGATCTGCCATTGCCATTTCTGCCAGCGGACCACGGGCGCGGCTTACGCCGTGCTGCCGATCTTTGCGCGATCTGCGCTGTCTGTGTCGGGCACCCGCCCGGTGGTGCATACAGCAACGTCCCAAGGGTCGGGCAAGCAGATCCACATCAGGTTCTGCAAGGAGTGCGGCACGAAGATCTCGGTCGGGTTCGAACGCGCCCCCGATTTCGTCGGCATCTATGCCGGGGCCTTCGATGCCCCGAACTGGTTCGAGATTTCGGCCCGGACCACGCGGCACATCTTCGTTGCCTCCGCCCGCCGCGGAACTGTCATTCCGGCCGGGATTCCCACCTATCGGGAACACGTGCGCGACGCCGACGGGGCACCGGTGCCGCCCCATGTCTTTGACCTGCCCCACACGATCGAGGCCTAGGACGACCGCCCCTGTAACTCTGCGGAACGCGGGACCGGCCCTGCGGGGCGGCAAAGGTCCCTCGATGCGTCTGGCCCGGCCCGTCAGGTTTGCCTTACTTGACCTGCCGCCCGCCAGCGCCCAGCCTGCGCGCGACCAGACCGGAGACGCCCATGCGCTACTACGTCGCCTTCTATCGGGGCAAAGGCACAATTGCCGACAGGATCACGCGCATGGCGACGCGGTCCCCGTTCTCTCACTGCGAACTGATCCGCACCGAGGTGACGCCCCAGCGTGGCGACACGGTCACCTGCATCTCCTCCTCCGGGCGCGATGGCGGGGTGCGCGTCAAGGAAATCACCCTGGAGGACCCGAAGTGGGACATCTATGCGGTGCCCTGGGCGCGTCAGGACGCCTGGGACCGGGCCGAGGCGCAGTTGGGCAAACCCTATGAACTGTGGACGATGATCATCTCGCAGTTGTTCAACTTCCGCCGTCATTCGCGCGCGAAATGGTATTGCTCGGAATTGGTGGCCTATGCGCTGGGCCTGTCGATGCCGCACGCGAAATCCCCCGGCGATCTGCTGCGTGCGATCCACGATCACCGGGGCACCTGGCGGCTGGCTCTGGCCATGGCAGCGGCGGAGCGGGGCGTGCCCCCGCAAGACAACGACGAAGAAGACCTGGGGGCGGCGACCTAGGACAAAAGTCCCTCGGCCACAGCCAGACGCATCATCCGGACGGCCCGGATGGCACGGGCCCGCCGGGTGTCTGCGTCGGGCATATCCGCCTGCCCGATGACGCGCCTGATCTGAAGATCCCCGATCAGAAGATCCAGGAACAGGGCCGTCGCGGCAGCCGCATCGACCTGAGCAGGCCCGGATCGGCGCAGGACCTGGGCGATCAGACGGCCCAGCATCGGGGCCACCGTGTCCCGCCCGCCCTGCGCGATCAACGCGCCCAGCGCGCCGGTCGGATCAGCCGCCGCCGCACGGTTCAGCGCCACCGCCCTTTGCCCCGCGACCAGCCCCAACAAAAGCGCCCCGACATCGACGAGGATGGCATCGGCAGGATCCTCTGACCCGGCGATGGCTTGTGCGAGATGGTCGGTGACCTCCTGGGCATTGCGCTGCACGAGGGCCCGGAACAGGCCCTGTTTGTCGCCATACCAATTGTAGAGCGTTTCGTTCGAGGCCCGCGCCCGTCGGGCGACGGCAAGCATCGAGGTTCCGGCATAGCCCTTGGCCTCGATCACCTCATAGGCCGCCTGTTCTATCTGGGCCTCACGCGCCTTGCGGCGGGTATCCTTCATGTCGATCTCCCTCTTGACCAAAACCGTAACAGTGATTACGGATCACCACAAACGTACACTAAATTACGGAAACGAGGATACCATGCCCCAGACCACATTCGCCCGCACCGCACTGACCGCGCTGATCATCTTGCAGGGTGTCATGCTGACCGCGCTCTATGCCGGTGTGCCGCCGCATCCGCCGGAGGCCACGCCCCTGTTCGGGATGGCCCCGTATCTGGGCGCGTCCATCGCCATTGCCGTCGGCGCGCTGATGCAGGGACCGCTGGCCACGCGCACGGGGCGCGTCCTGACCGCCATCGCGGCGCTGGCGGCGCTGGTCTCCTATGGGCCGCACAAGTATCTGGACGCCGCGATCGGGGGCATCTGGCCATCGGTCGTCGTCGGTCAGCTGGCGGCTTTTGCGCTGCTGGCCCTGTTGGTGAAGACGCGCGCAGCCACCGCCTGAGCGGATCACCCCAGGTGCTGCGCCGCCTCTTCGGTCACGATCCGTGCGATCAGGGCGCAGTCATCGGCATCGAAGGTCAACGGCACGCGCAGGTCGATCAGACGGCAGAGGATCGCATCGGTGCGGGGCAAATCATGGGGTGCGACATAGTCCCAGTGCCGGTGCGCCGAGGTGAACCCCACAGGTCGGTCGCCGCCGAACCACTTCCATTCCACGCCACGCGCGGCACAGCCCGCGACGAAATCCGGCACTGCCCGCGCATCGTCGACCAGCAACTGGATCGAGGAGCCGACATAGGCCTCCGCCTGCGGGCGGGGAATGGTCCGCAGACCCGGCGCGCCGCCGAAGCCATCCTCCAACGCACGATACAGGGCATTCCACCGCGCCACCTGCTGCGGCAGGTCGCGGATTTGCGGGCGCAGGATCGCGGCGCGCAGTTCGTCCATGCGGCCCGAGACATTCGGCATCAGACCCTTGTGACGGGCAAAGACGTCTTCGCCGGGGGCGGTGCCGTTGCGGGCATACAGCATGTAGCTGCCCGACAGCAGGATCATCCGCGCGGCCAGATCCGCATCGTCGGTGACGATCAGCCCGCCCTCGCCCGCGTTGACGTGCTTGTAGGTCTGGCAGGAATAGCAGCCGATCTTGCCCCAGCGCCCGGATGGGTGCCCGTCCCAGGCAGCCCCCATCGTATGGGCGCAATCCTCGACCACGGCGATGCCATGGGCGTCGCAGATGGCCATCAACGCGGGCATGTCGACGATGTGCCCGCGCATGTGGCTGAGCATCAGAACGCGGGCCTGACCGGCCTTGGCCTCCAGGTCCGCAAGGTCGAGCACCAGATCCTCGGTCACCTCGACCAGCACCGGACGGGCGCCAACGGCGGCGATGGCACCGGGCACAGGCGCCAGCGTGAAGGCATTGGTCAGGACCGCATCGCCCGAACCCACGCCCAGGGCGCGCAGCGCGCAGCCCATGGCATAGCCCCCCGACGCCACGGCCAGCGCATGGGCGGCCCCGGTCTGGGCGGCGAACGCCACCTCCAGCGCCGCCACCTCGCTGGGGTCGGCCCCATAGCGGTGCAGCGCACCGGAGCGCAGGACGCGGGTCGCGGCCTCGATCGCCTCTTCGGGGATGGGCTCCTGCCGAATGAAGGATTTGGTGAAACGGTCCATGGCCCCTCCGACGACATGCTGCGCGGCAGAGCATGGGGGACGGTCGCGGCGAAATGCAAGCGCTTACGTCAGCCGGCTAACCGCGGACCGGCACCACCGACGTCGCAGTCAAGACGGCACCTCTGACCGGATCGTCGTGCCAGCCGCCCCGCAGGGCCCAGTCGCGGGGGCGTGCGTTCGGCCAAGGCTGAGGCACGGTATGATTTCTGAGGGGGGGGCGACACGTCACACGATAATCCGGCGGTTCCGCGGCCTGCCCGACCAGACGCGGCGCGTTGTCCGCCTGCGGCAGAGCGCCGACGCGATGTCGTGCAGGCCAGGGCCATCTGCGCCCGTGGATGGGACAG contains these protein-coding regions:
- a CDS encoding GFA family protein, which produces MKDHQGGCLCGALRFATRGAPEWVTICHCHFCQRTTGAAYAVLPIFARSALSVSGTRPVVHTATSQGSGKQIHIRFCKECGTKISVGFERAPDFVGIYAGAFDAPNWFEISARTTRHIFVASARRGTVIPAGIPTYREHVRDADGAPVPPHVFDLPHTIEA
- a CDS encoding TetR/AcrR family transcriptional regulator, with the protein product MKDTRRKAREAQIEQAAYEVIEAKGYAGTSMLAVARRARASNETLYNWYGDKQGLFRALVQRNAQEVTDHLAQAIAGSEDPADAILVDVGALLLGLVAGQRAVALNRAAAADPTGALGALIAQGGRDTVAPMLGRLIAQVLRRSGPAQVDAAAATALFLDLLIGDLQIRRVIGQADMPDADTRRARAIRAVRMMRLAVAEGLLS
- a CDS encoding DegT/DnrJ/EryC1/StrS aminotransferase family protein, giving the protein MDRFTKSFIRQEPIPEEAIEAATRVLRSGALHRYGADPSEVAALEVAFAAQTGAAHALAVASGGYAMGCALRALGVGSGDAVLTNAFTLAPVPGAIAAVGARPVLVEVTEDLVLDLADLEAKAGQARVLMLSHMRGHIVDMPALMAICDAHGIAVVEDCAHTMGAAWDGHPSGRWGKIGCYSCQTYKHVNAGEGGLIVTDDADLAARMILLSGSYMLYARNGTAPGEDVFARHKGLMPNVSGRMDELRAAILRPQIRDLPQQVARWNALYRALEDGFGGAPGLRTIPRPQAEAYVGSSIQLLVDDARAVPDFVAGCAARGVEWKWFGGDRPVGFTSAHRHWDYVAPHDLPRTDAILCRLIDLRVPLTFDADDCALIARIVTEEAAQHLG